A single genomic interval of Rhizobium leguminosarum bv. trifolii WSM1325 harbors:
- a CDS encoding conserved hypothetical protein (KEGG: ret:RHE_CH02465 hypothetical protein), with the protein MNRLVLISGCSGGGKSTLLAELAARGHSIVEEPGRRIVKQELEGDGAALPWVDMAAFARRAIEMAMADHTAAREQSGWTFFDRGLIDAAAALQHLTGEQVLEKLSAAHRYHQRVFLTPPWPEIYTTDPERRHGFDEAVAEYDRLAAVYPTLGYDVVTLPKIVVADRADFILDCLSPETRQQ; encoded by the coding sequence ATGAACAGGCTGGTCTTGATTTCGGGATGTTCCGGCGGCGGAAAATCGACACTGCTTGCAGAACTTGCCGCCCGCGGTCATTCCATCGTCGAAGAACCCGGCCGGCGGATCGTCAAACAGGAACTCGAGGGCGACGGCGCAGCCCTGCCCTGGGTCGACATGGCGGCCTTTGCTCGCCGCGCAATCGAGATGGCGATGGCCGACCACACGGCGGCGCGTGAGCAGTCCGGCTGGACGTTTTTCGATCGTGGGCTGATCGATGCGGCGGCAGCGCTGCAGCACCTGACCGGAGAACAGGTCCTGGAGAAATTGAGCGCCGCCCACCGCTATCACCAGAGGGTTTTTCTCACGCCGCCATGGCCCGAAATCTACACGACCGACCCCGAGCGGCGCCATGGCTTCGACGAGGCGGTCGCCGAATATGATCGACTTGCCGCCGTCTATCCGACGCTCGGCTACGACGTCGTCACGCTGCCGAAAATCGTGGTCGCCGACCGGGCGGATTTCATCCTCGACTGCCTCTCTCCGGAAACGAGGCAGCAGTAG
- a CDS encoding D-alanine/D-alanine ligase (KEGG: ret:RHE_CH02464 D-alanine-D-alanine ligase protein~TIGRFAM: D-alanine/D-alanine ligase~PFAM: D-alanine--D-alanine ligase domain protein; ATP-dependent carboxylate-amine ligase domain protein ATP-grasp; protein of unknown function DUF201), with product MTPSPNRLRIAVLFGGRSAEHEVSVLSATNVMGALKPEKYDAVPVFITREGQWLLSNFEDGILATPSSGTEICLVPGGHGRMLAMPAHGAPHELARIDILFPVLHGPHGEDGSVQGATEVARVPLAGCGILGSAAALDKDIAKRLLRAAGLPVARAVTIHEGAAPSLAALEGELGLPLFIKPARQGSSVGVAKVHASQEFAPALTEAFRHDRTLLAEEFVRGREIEFSVLEDTAGELFVSRPGEIVPAESHGFYSYDAKYIDEKGAVLKVPAELPQEIETAMRDVASKAFRAVGCDGMARIDFFLTDDMQFLVNEINTIPGFTDISMYSKAMAASGVTYAEIIDRLVDHGLARSRRAA from the coding sequence ATGACCCCATCCCCAAACAGGCTGCGCATTGCCGTGCTCTTCGGCGGCCGCTCGGCCGAGCATGAGGTTTCCGTGCTCTCGGCAACCAATGTCATGGGTGCACTCAAGCCCGAGAAATACGACGCCGTCCCTGTCTTCATCACGCGCGAGGGGCAATGGCTGCTGAGCAATTTCGAGGACGGTATACTGGCGACGCCTTCATCGGGCACGGAAATCTGCCTGGTGCCGGGTGGGCACGGCCGGATGCTGGCGATGCCGGCTCATGGCGCGCCGCATGAGCTGGCGAGGATCGACATCCTGTTTCCCGTGCTGCACGGCCCGCATGGCGAGGACGGATCGGTGCAGGGCGCTACGGAGGTGGCCCGCGTCCCACTCGCCGGTTGCGGCATCCTCGGTTCGGCCGCAGCGCTCGACAAGGACATCGCCAAACGCCTGCTGAGGGCAGCGGGCCTGCCGGTGGCGCGCGCGGTGACGATCCATGAGGGTGCCGCCCCTTCACTGGCAGCCTTGGAAGGTGAGCTCGGCCTGCCGCTCTTCATCAAGCCTGCGCGCCAGGGATCGTCGGTCGGCGTCGCCAAGGTCCATGCCAGCCAGGAATTCGCGCCCGCCCTTACTGAGGCCTTCCGCCACGATCGCACGCTGCTCGCCGAGGAATTCGTGCGCGGCCGTGAGATCGAATTCAGCGTCTTGGAAGATACGGCAGGAGAACTCTTCGTCTCTCGGCCGGGCGAGATCGTGCCGGCCGAAAGCCACGGCTTCTATAGTTACGATGCCAAATATATCGACGAGAAAGGTGCTGTGCTGAAAGTGCCGGCCGAACTGCCGCAGGAGATCGAGACCGCCATGCGCGACGTGGCCTCAAAAGCCTTCAGAGCCGTCGGCTGCGATGGCATGGCCCGCATTGACTTCTTCCTGACGGATGACATGCAGTTCCTCGTCAATGAAATCAACACCATCCCCGGCTTTACCGATATCAGCATGTATTCCAAGGCGATGGCGGCAAGCGGCGTCACCTACGCCGAAATCATCGACCGCCTGGTGGATCACGGCCTGGCGCGGAGCCGACGGGCCGCCTGA
- a CDS encoding transcriptional regulator, AraC family (SMART: helix-turn-helix- domain containing protein AraC type~KEGG: ret:RHE_CH02469 AraC family transcriptional regulator) yields the protein MSSGRRKDTALLAARAGQYREAMPPPALRRHFSRLWSHALHDGPPAMVAIVPDGYCDLLWIDGRLVVAGPDRTAAFPVIRPGATVIGARFAPGAAAPWLKTPLSALVGCSVPLADIGRKDTAEFEARLADCLDPPAATALFSRLLEETARNEEEPARDAAMIFAAADNARPVSGLLDRLGMSERQLRRRCHHHFGYGAKTLERIRRFQRFLDLCRRSGAMPLARLALEAGFADQPHMTREVGELSTLTPAVILGQLSIRQRAD from the coding sequence TTGTCATCGGGAAGACGAAAAGATACGGCTCTCCTGGCGGCCCGCGCCGGCCAGTACCGCGAGGCTATGCCGCCGCCGGCGCTGCGACGCCATTTCAGCCGCCTCTGGTCGCATGCGCTGCATGACGGACCGCCGGCAATGGTGGCGATCGTGCCGGACGGCTATTGCGACCTGCTCTGGATCGACGGCCGGCTGGTCGTCGCCGGCCCTGACCGGACAGCGGCCTTTCCCGTCATCCGGCCGGGCGCGACTGTCATCGGCGCACGTTTTGCGCCCGGCGCCGCAGCACCCTGGCTGAAAACGCCGCTCTCGGCACTGGTCGGGTGCTCGGTGCCCCTTGCTGACATCGGCCGAAAGGACACCGCCGAATTCGAAGCGCGGCTTGCGGATTGTCTCGACCCCCCGGCCGCCACGGCGCTGTTTAGCCGCCTGCTCGAAGAGACCGCGCGCAATGAGGAGGAGCCAGCCCGCGACGCCGCCATGATCTTCGCCGCCGCCGACAATGCTCGCCCGGTGTCCGGCCTGCTCGACCGCCTCGGCATGAGTGAAAGGCAGCTGCGCCGCCGCTGCCACCACCATTTCGGCTACGGCGCAAAGACGCTGGAACGGATTCGCCGGTTCCAGCGTTTCCTCGACCTCTGCCGCAGGTCGGGCGCTATGCCGCTTGCCCGCCTTGCGCTCGAAGCGGGCTTTGCCGACCAGCCCCACATGACACGCGAGGTCGGCGAGCTCTCGACGCTGACACCTGCCGTCATTCTCGGCCAGCTCAGCATACGGCAAAGAGCCGATTGA
- a CDS encoding GCN5-related N-acetyltransferase (PFAM: GCN5-related N-acetyltransferase~KEGG: acetyltransferase protein; K03824 putative acetyltransferase): MLIRDETPDDIDAIHDLTSTAFKPMPYSDGTEAEIVRRLRAAGDLKISLVAEQGGEILGHVAFSPVTINGAHDGWFGLGPISVKPERQRQGIGKAMIARGLELLNEMGASGCALIGNPEIYSRVGFSSDGQLEYLDLDTRLVQRIVFRGSPPSGTLQFASAFES; encoded by the coding sequence ATGCTTATCCGAGACGAAACGCCTGATGATATCGATGCGATTCATGATCTGACCTCGACCGCCTTCAAGCCGATGCCCTACAGCGACGGTACGGAAGCGGAAATTGTCCGAAGACTTCGTGCGGCGGGCGATCTCAAGATATCGCTGGTGGCCGAGCAGGGCGGCGAGATTCTCGGGCATGTGGCGTTTTCGCCGGTGACGATCAACGGCGCGCATGACGGCTGGTTCGGGCTGGGGCCGATATCGGTCAAGCCGGAGAGACAGCGGCAGGGCATCGGCAAGGCGATGATTGCACGGGGTCTCGAATTGTTGAACGAGATGGGCGCCAGCGGATGCGCCCTGATCGGCAATCCCGAGATCTACAGCCGTGTCGGTTTCAGCAGCGATGGACAACTGGAGTATCTCGACCTCGATACGCGGCTCGTGCAGAGGATTGTTTTTCGCGGATCTCCGCCAAGCGGGACGTTGCAATTCGCCTCGGCATTTGAAAGCTAG
- a CDS encoding Methyltransferase type 12 (PFAM: Methyltransferase type 12~KEGG: rec:RHECIAT_CH0002568 hypothetical protein) — protein MTGEKREHWDEVYRTKSADSVSWYQPTPGPSLQALDALQLPATASLIDVGGGASSLVDRLVERGWSDLTVLDIAAPALEVAKARLRDEAARIAWVVADVTSWQPDRHYDVWHDRAVFHFLTEPEQRLAYRRALETGTAPGSVVIIATFAPDGPERCSGLPVQRYDAVALATEFSSTFALQHDWREEHTTPGGGRQSFQWCVFRRR, from the coding sequence ATGACAGGCGAGAAGCGGGAACACTGGGACGAGGTCTATCGGACGAAATCTGCCGACAGCGTCAGCTGGTATCAGCCGACGCCCGGGCCTTCCTTGCAGGCGCTTGACGCGCTGCAACTGCCGGCCACGGCCTCGCTGATCGATGTAGGCGGCGGCGCATCGAGCCTTGTCGACCGTCTTGTCGAGCGCGGGTGGTCCGACCTCACCGTCCTCGACATAGCCGCGCCGGCGCTCGAAGTCGCCAAGGCGCGGCTGCGGGATGAAGCCGCCCGCATCGCCTGGGTGGTTGCCGACGTCACGTCATGGCAGCCCGACCGCCATTACGATGTGTGGCACGACCGCGCCGTCTTTCACTTCCTCACCGAGCCAGAGCAGCGGCTGGCCTATCGTCGAGCACTCGAAACCGGCACGGCGCCGGGCAGCGTCGTGATCATCGCGACCTTCGCGCCGGACGGGCCGGAACGGTGCAGCGGCTTGCCGGTCCAGCGTTACGACGCGGTGGCGCTTGCGACCGAATTCTCGTCCACCTTCGCGCTTCAGCATGACTGGCGGGAGGAACACACGACACCGGGTGGCGGCCGGCAGTCGTTCCAGTGGTGCGTTTTTCGGAGGCGCTGA
- a CDS encoding putative PAS/PAC sensor protein (TIGRFAM: PAS sensor protein~PFAM: PAS fold-4 domain protein; PAS fold domain protein~KEGG: rec:RHECIAT_CH0002574 hypothetical protein) — MLELFRAFSLRCVQIEEAIRLGDDQRVTALDRHVEPLVEAILAYRAVNLLEVYMQLQFVSHLISQDADDSASVTEHTSVLSYLLDRYFGAHGPDWRVPSPQDVRIEPPPAYVPDTDNGQFLNAVILESLPDRVAVLTRDYRYLYSNPANSAHLNRKPMELIGRHLSEFIGEERFAECAKHKLDACFAGEQIDYSYERSAGSGKSRQVRCRMSPLRDAGGTVIGALLVMEDLDRLSQTA, encoded by the coding sequence TTGCTGGAGCTTTTTCGAGCTTTTTCCTTGCGTTGCGTGCAAATCGAGGAAGCCATACGCCTGGGCGACGATCAACGTGTCACGGCGCTCGACCGCCATGTCGAGCCGCTGGTCGAGGCAATCCTCGCCTACCGGGCAGTCAATCTGCTCGAAGTCTACATGCAGCTACAGTTTGTGAGCCATCTGATCAGCCAGGATGCCGACGACAGCGCCAGCGTCACGGAGCACACGTCGGTGCTTTCCTACCTGCTCGACCGCTATTTCGGGGCACATGGGCCGGACTGGCGCGTGCCTTCGCCGCAGGATGTGCGCATCGAGCCGCCGCCAGCCTATGTGCCTGATACCGACAATGGCCAGTTCCTCAACGCGGTAATCCTGGAAAGCCTACCGGATCGCGTGGCGGTGCTGACAAGGGACTATCGCTACCTCTATTCCAATCCAGCCAACAGCGCCCATCTCAACAGGAAGCCGATGGAGCTCATCGGCCGTCACCTTTCCGAATTCATCGGCGAGGAGCGGTTTGCCGAATGCGCCAAGCATAAGCTCGACGCCTGTTTTGCCGGCGAACAGATCGACTATTCCTATGAGCGCTCGGCGGGCAGCGGCAAATCGCGGCAGGTGCGCTGTCGCATGTCGCCGCTGCGCGATGCGGGCGGTACGGTGATCGGCGCCCTGCTCGTCATGGAAGATCTCGATCGGCTGTCGCAGACTGCCTGA
- a CDS encoding conserved hypothetical protein (KEGG: rec:RHECIAT_CH0002572 hypothetical protein) produces MSTMPAKILHLSIERDWRDVYDFAGKPENMPLWASGLATGLETHGADWIAHGALGSVKVSFVPANEFGVIDHTVTIESGLRVYNALRIVPNGDGCEVMFTLLRLPGMTDTQFSADAAHVEKDLAMLKALMER; encoded by the coding sequence ATGTCGACAATGCCCGCGAAAATCCTACACCTGTCGATAGAGCGCGACTGGCGCGACGTCTATGACTTCGCCGGCAAGCCAGAGAACATGCCGCTCTGGGCCTCCGGCCTTGCGACCGGCTTAGAGACTCACGGCGCCGACTGGATCGCCCACGGCGCTCTCGGCAGCGTCAAGGTGAGCTTCGTTCCTGCCAATGAATTCGGCGTGATCGACCATACGGTGACGATCGAATCCGGCCTCAGGGTTTATAATGCTCTGCGCATCGTGCCGAACGGCGATGGCTGCGAGGTCATGTTCACGCTGCTGCGCCTACCCGGCATGACCGACACACAGTTTTCCGCCGATGCCGCCCATGTCGAGAAGGATCTCGCCATGCTGAAAGCCCTGATGGAGAGATAG
- a CDS encoding transcriptional regulator, LysR family (PFAM: LysR substrate-binding; regulatory protein LysR~KEGG: rec:RHECIAT_CH0002059 probable transcriptional regulator protein, LysR family), whose product MDFFRLRTLRELSRRETMAAVADALGISSSAVSQQIAQLEDEVGIALVERRGRGVTLTPAGRRLVLHADRIFGIVEEAKTDIAELQNVVAGDLRIVAQPSAASSFIPAAIRQLAIDHPHLNIVMTTMGPAEGLAALRAWQADIVVADDISFDPHTLEGTADTLFLCRDQLYVLLPAGHRLENEPVIELAQLRDEHWALDVASSAYSMAIRQACRDIGFEPVINGFSDSFEVVFALVEARCSISVMPGLALRDFGGALFVKPLVPSVCRGIHAITRRSEARNPKIAAVLDQLVKSAPRDLNRS is encoded by the coding sequence TTGGATTTCTTCCGATTGCGCACACTTCGCGAGCTCTCGCGCCGCGAGACGATGGCAGCGGTTGCTGATGCGCTCGGCATTTCCTCGTCGGCCGTGTCCCAGCAGATCGCCCAGCTGGAAGACGAAGTCGGCATTGCGCTCGTCGAGCGGCGTGGGCGAGGGGTGACGCTGACACCGGCCGGCCGGCGGCTCGTCCTGCATGCCGACCGGATCTTCGGCATCGTCGAGGAAGCCAAAACCGATATTGCCGAGCTGCAGAACGTCGTCGCCGGCGACCTCAGGATCGTCGCCCAACCCTCGGCGGCCTCGTCCTTCATCCCCGCCGCAATACGGCAACTGGCGATCGACCATCCGCATCTCAACATCGTCATGACGACGATGGGACCTGCCGAAGGCCTGGCAGCGCTCCGGGCCTGGCAGGCCGATATCGTCGTTGCCGACGACATATCGTTCGATCCGCATACGCTGGAGGGCACGGCCGACACGCTCTTTCTGTGCCGCGACCAGCTCTACGTGCTTCTGCCGGCTGGCCACAGGCTGGAGAACGAGCCCGTCATCGAACTCGCACAGCTGAGGGATGAACATTGGGCGCTTGACGTCGCCTCCAGCGCCTATTCCATGGCCATCCGCCAGGCCTGCCGCGACATCGGTTTCGAGCCCGTCATCAACGGCTTCAGCGACAGTTTCGAAGTGGTGTTCGCACTGGTAGAAGCCCGGTGCTCGATTTCGGTGATGCCCGGGCTGGCGCTGAGAGATTTCGGCGGAGCGCTGTTCGTCAAACCCTTGGTGCCATCCGTTTGCCGTGGTATCCATGCGATTACCCGGCGTAGCGAGGCGCGTAACCCGAAGATCGCCGCGGTGCTCGATCAACTGGTAAAGAGCGCGCCACGGGATTTGAACAGATCTTGA
- a CDS encoding Glyoxalase/bleomycin resistance protein/dioxygenase (PFAM: Glyoxalase/bleomycin resistance protein/dioxygenase~KEGG: cak:Caul_3749 glyoxalase/bleomycin resistance protein/dioxygenase), which produces MNDIADHGVRFGRIAAMLPVKDMTKAYDFYANILGFKKTFENGNPVGFMILKRDQGEVHLTLQPNHKAADFNVAHLMVDNVDALHTVCQQYGLRIIKSLQDKDYGLRAFVFEDPDGNRIDVGQPI; this is translated from the coding sequence ATGAATGATATCGCCGATCACGGTGTTCGTTTCGGACGAATTGCCGCCATGCTGCCGGTCAAGGACATGACCAAGGCCTATGATTTTTACGCCAATATCCTCGGCTTCAAGAAAACATTCGAGAACGGCAATCCTGTCGGCTTCATGATCCTGAAGCGCGATCAGGGTGAAGTGCATCTCACCTTGCAGCCGAACCACAAGGCTGCAGACTTCAATGTTGCCCACCTGATGGTCGACAATGTCGATGCCCTGCACACGGTTTGCCAGCAATATGGGCTGAGAATCATCAAGAGCCTTCAGGACAAGGACTACGGATTGCGGGCCTTCGTGTTTGAAGACCCCGACGGCAACCGTATTGACGTTGGCCAACCGATCTAA
- a CDS encoding Glyoxalase/bleomycin resistance protein/dioxygenase (PFAM: Glyoxalase/bleomycin resistance protein/dioxygenase~KEGG: rec:RHECIAT_CH0002573 putative glyoxalase protein), with product MAEKTENHDRRIDYVEFNVADIAAAKAFYGSAFGWRFTDYGPNYCEFDDGRLKGGFSDFGPVRPGGGPLVVVYASDLEEVLTSVERAGGTICRPITDFPGGRRFHFLDRDGYELAVWAAA from the coding sequence ATGGCCGAGAAGACAGAAAACCACGACCGCCGCATCGACTATGTCGAATTCAACGTCGCCGACATCGCCGCCGCCAAAGCCTTTTACGGCTCGGCCTTCGGCTGGCGCTTCACCGATTACGGCCCCAATTATTGCGAATTCGACGATGGCCGGTTGAAGGGCGGCTTTTCCGATTTCGGACCGGTGCGGCCGGGCGGCGGCCCGCTCGTCGTCGTCTATGCCAGTGATCTGGAAGAAGTGCTGACCTCAGTCGAAAGAGCCGGCGGCACGATCTGCCGGCCGATCACCGATTTTCCCGGCGGCCGTCGCTTCCACTTCCTCGACCGCGATGGTTACGAGCTCGCCGTCTGGGCGGCTGCTTAG
- a CDS encoding Nitrilase/cyanide hydratase and apolipoprotein N-acyltransferase (PFAM: Nitrilase/cyanide hydratase and apolipoprotein N-acyltransferase~KEGG: nitrilase/cyanide hydratase and apolipoprotein N-acyltransferase) has protein sequence MTSIRIAAAQTPEFRENVGAALDYAVRVAALAEADGVVLLVFPEGFLQGYLTDERSARCVAFDLASAEFAAVLDRLPKSGPVLVMGLIEIDDGRLFNTAVVVERGVLLGRYRKAHLLRGERAFEAGKDSPLFAIGALRYGINICYDTNFPEAAAKVAASGASLILCLSNNMMPREKAEIFKPLHNAVRGERCRETGLWLISSDVTGEHDGRIAWGPTAVLNQEGQVVAQLPLEEPGLLVFDFPCDGQDAGARLK, from the coding sequence GTGACGAGCATTCGGATAGCCGCCGCGCAGACGCCGGAATTTCGGGAGAATGTCGGAGCGGCCTTGGATTATGCGGTTAGGGTCGCGGCGCTCGCCGAGGCTGATGGCGTGGTCCTGCTGGTCTTTCCAGAAGGTTTTCTGCAGGGCTACCTGACCGATGAACGATCGGCGCGGTGTGTTGCCTTCGATCTCGCATCGGCCGAGTTCGCGGCGGTCCTGGATCGGTTGCCGAAGTCGGGACCGGTGCTGGTCATGGGGCTGATCGAGATCGATGACGGGCGATTGTTCAACACCGCCGTCGTCGTCGAGCGCGGCGTTCTCCTCGGCCGCTACCGGAAGGCCCACCTGTTGCGTGGCGAACGGGCTTTCGAGGCAGGAAAAGACAGTCCGCTCTTTGCGATCGGTGCCCTACGCTACGGGATCAACATCTGCTACGACACCAATTTTCCGGAAGCGGCCGCAAAGGTCGCCGCGTCTGGCGCGTCGCTGATCCTATGCCTGTCCAACAACATGATGCCACGGGAAAAGGCGGAAATATTCAAGCCGCTGCATAATGCCGTTCGAGGTGAAAGATGCCGCGAGACAGGCTTGTGGCTGATATCGTCCGACGTGACGGGCGAGCACGACGGGCGCATCGCCTGGGGGCCGACGGCGGTGCTGAACCAGGAAGGGCAGGTCGTGGCGCAACTGCCGCTGGAGGAGCCCGGCTTGCTGGTCTTCGACTTTCCCTGTGATGGACAAGATGCAGGTGCTCGACTCAAATGA
- a CDS encoding conserved hypothetical protein (KEGG: ret:RHE_CH02463 hypothetical protein): MQQSGVPYFSQWETPGMTLPVLAEGSQALLGDPLWRHSGAATIEEYARWAVNVCGMACLKMILAARGEIHPTLELARACTAYGGYVVNEIDATIKGLIYAPFVRFAADRFGLSAETITGVETSAIPELLSKRRFFIASVNSGIRWPEREPPSKGGHLVLVTAASDATIRFHNPSGHDEASQADVTLPLAIFDRFFANRGISVDA, translated from the coding sequence ATGCAGCAGAGCGGCGTGCCCTATTTCAGCCAATGGGAAACACCCGGCATGACGTTGCCGGTGCTTGCCGAGGGATCGCAGGCCTTGCTCGGCGATCCACTCTGGCGCCATTCGGGAGCCGCGACGATCGAGGAGTATGCGCGCTGGGCGGTCAATGTCTGCGGCATGGCCTGCCTGAAGATGATCCTTGCCGCGCGTGGCGAAATCCATCCGACCCTCGAGCTTGCCCGCGCCTGCACCGCCTATGGCGGTTATGTCGTCAACGAGATCGATGCAACGATCAAAGGACTGATCTACGCACCCTTCGTCCGATTCGCCGCCGACCGTTTCGGGCTTAGCGCGGAGACGATCACCGGCGTCGAGACATCGGCCATTCCCGAGCTTCTGTCGAAGCGCCGGTTTTTCATCGCCTCGGTGAACTCGGGCATCCGCTGGCCGGAGCGCGAGCCGCCGTCGAAAGGCGGACATCTGGTGCTGGTGACGGCAGCCAGCGACGCGACAATCCGCTTTCACAACCCGTCCGGTCATGACGAAGCGAGCCAGGCCGATGTCACACTGCCGCTCGCCATTTTCGACCGTTTCTTCGCCAATCGCGGCATATCGGTCGACGCCTGA
- a CDS encoding 6-phosphogluconate dehydrogenase, decarboxylating (KEGG: ret:RHE_CH02468 6-phosphogluconate dehydrogenase~TIGRFAM: 6-phosphogluconate dehydrogenase, decarboxylating~PFAM: 6-phosphogluconate dehydrogenase domain protein; 6-phosphogluconate dehydrogenase NAD-binding), with translation MEKAEIGLIGLAVMGSNLALNIAEKGNKIAVFNRTPEKTDEFYESAGDLKKQIIPCKTIEEFVDAIRPPRPIIIMIKAGEPVDQQMELLRPHLSKGDIMIDAGNANFRDTVARFDRLKNTDLTFIGMGVSGGEEGARHGPSIMVGGTEESWKRVEKVLTSIAARYNDEPCVAWLGNDGAGHFVKTIHNGIEYADMQMIAEIYGILRDGLGKSASEISGIFGEWNKGRLNSYLIEISEKVLAATDPVSGGPMVDMILDKAGQKGTGKWSAIEAQNMGIPATAIEAAVAARSLSSMKSQREAAEKIFGTQAVSFPIAYGPELNKDLELALFAAKIGAYAQGFAVMAEASREFNWSLPMPTIARIWRAGCIIRSQFLDEITSAFTKAPDAANLIVTPAFSDMVKESVPALRRVVGAAIAAGLPVPALTSALTYFDAYRQGRGTANLIQAQRDFFGAHGFDRLDGRDFHHGPWGSGASTF, from the coding sequence GTGGAAAAGGCAGAAATCGGACTGATCGGCCTTGCGGTCATGGGCTCCAACCTGGCGCTCAACATCGCGGAGAAAGGCAATAAAATCGCGGTCTTCAACCGCACGCCGGAGAAAACCGACGAATTCTACGAAAGCGCCGGCGATCTGAAGAAGCAGATCATTCCTTGCAAGACCATCGAGGAATTCGTCGATGCGATCCGGCCGCCGCGCCCGATCATCATCATGATCAAGGCGGGCGAGCCCGTCGACCAGCAGATGGAGCTGCTGCGCCCGCATCTCTCCAAGGGCGACATCATGATCGATGCCGGCAACGCCAATTTCCGCGACACCGTCGCCCGCTTCGATCGGCTGAAGAATACCGATCTGACCTTCATCGGCATGGGTGTTTCCGGCGGCGAAGAAGGTGCGCGCCACGGCCCGTCGATCATGGTCGGCGGCACTGAAGAGTCCTGGAAGCGCGTCGAGAAGGTGCTGACCTCGATTGCCGCCCGTTACAATGACGAGCCCTGCGTCGCCTGGCTCGGCAATGACGGCGCCGGCCATTTCGTCAAGACCATCCACAACGGCATCGAATATGCCGACATGCAGATGATCGCCGAAATCTACGGCATCCTGCGCGACGGCCTCGGCAAGAGTGCCTCCGAAATCTCCGGCATCTTCGGCGAATGGAACAAGGGCCGGCTGAACTCCTACCTGATCGAAATCTCCGAGAAGGTGCTTGCCGCAACCGATCCGGTTTCCGGCGGGCCGATGGTCGATATGATCCTCGACAAGGCCGGCCAGAAGGGTACCGGCAAGTGGTCGGCGATCGAGGCGCAGAACATGGGCATTCCGGCAACGGCGATCGAAGCCGCGGTCGCCGCCCGCAGCCTCTCCTCGATGAAATCGCAGCGCGAAGCCGCCGAAAAGATCTTCGGGACGCAGGCCGTGTCCTTCCCGATCGCTTACGGCCCCGAGCTCAACAAGGATCTCGAACTGGCGCTGTTTGCCGCCAAGATCGGCGCCTATGCGCAGGGCTTCGCGGTGATGGCGGAAGCGTCGCGCGAGTTCAACTGGTCACTGCCGATGCCGACGATTGCCAGGATCTGGCGTGCCGGCTGCATCATCCGCTCGCAGTTCCTCGACGAGATCACCTCGGCCTTTACCAAGGCGCCTGATGCTGCAAACCTCATCGTCACGCCAGCCTTCTCCGACATGGTCAAGGAATCGGTCCCGGCGCTGCGCCGTGTCGTCGGTGCCGCGATTGCCGCCGGCCTGCCGGTGCCGGCGCTGACCTCGGCGCTGACCTATTTCGACGCCTATCGCCAGGGCAGGGGAACGGCAAACCTCATCCAGGCACAGCGCGACTTCTTCGGCGCCCACGGCTTCGACCGCCTTGATGGTAGGGATTTCCACCACGGCCCCTGGGGCAGCGGTGCCTCGACCTTCTGA